A window from Fundidesulfovibrio magnetotacticus encodes these proteins:
- a CDS encoding acyltransferase, whose protein sequence is MDAPGFFVHPKGLCESARVGQGSRVWAFAHVLPGAEIGRDANICDFVFVENDVVLGERVTVKCHVALWDGLRVGDDVFIGPGVCFTNDKNPRSKRYKTPLHTIIGRGASLGAGAVILPGIEIGQYALVGAGAVVTRDVPPFALVTGNPARQRGLACVCGRPLARDGELLKCPGGWQGQAPSPDMDCPACEPS, encoded by the coding sequence ATGGACGCGCCCGGCTTCTTCGTGCACCCCAAGGGCCTCTGCGAAAGCGCTCGCGTGGGCCAAGGCTCGCGCGTGTGGGCCTTCGCCCACGTGCTCCCCGGCGCGGAGATCGGCCGGGACGCCAACATCTGCGACTTCGTGTTCGTGGAAAACGACGTGGTGCTGGGCGAGCGCGTCACGGTGAAGTGCCACGTGGCCCTCTGGGACGGCCTGCGCGTGGGCGACGACGTGTTCATCGGCCCCGGCGTGTGCTTCACCAACGACAAGAACCCGCGCAGCAAACGCTACAAGACGCCGCTGCACACCATCATCGGGCGCGGGGCCTCCCTGGGCGCCGGGGCCGTGATCCTGCCCGGGATCGAGATCGGCCAGTACGCCCTGGTGGGCGCGGGCGCCGTGGTCACGCGCGACGTGCCACCCTTCGCCCTGGTCACCGGCAATCCCGCCAGGCAGCGCGGGCTGGCCTGCGTCTGCGGACGCCCGCTGGCGCGCGACGGCGAACTCCTAAAATGCCCCGGCGGCTGGCAGGGCCAGGCCCCCTCCCCGGACATGGACTGCCCCGCATGCGAACCATCCTGA
- a CDS encoding carboxymuconolactone decarboxylase family protein, translated as MAEDRIEAGRAVLASLDPGNEAMLRQAFDQTAPGMTEMILGFFGDVYARPGLPLRERMLVTLAALAALGHAQPQIAAHVKNALNVGLTREEIAEVFMQVSGYAGFPAALNALATARAVFEQDS; from the coding sequence GTGGCCGAGGATCGCATCGAGGCGGGCCGGGCCGTCCTGGCCTCCCTCGACCCCGGCAACGAGGCCATGCTCCGCCAGGCCTTCGACCAGACGGCCCCGGGCATGACCGAGATGATCCTCGGCTTCTTCGGCGACGTGTACGCAAGGCCCGGGCTGCCCCTGCGCGAGCGCATGCTCGTCACCCTGGCGGCCCTGGCCGCGCTGGGCCACGCCCAGCCCCAGATCGCGGCCCATGTGAAGAACGCCCTGAACGTCGGCCTCACCCGCGAGGAGATCGCCGAAGTGTTCATGCAGGTGTCCGGCTACGCAGGCTTCCCGGCCGCGCTCAACGCCCTGGCCACGGCCCGGGCGGTCTTCGAACAAGACTCCTAA
- a CDS encoding NAD-dependent epimerase/dehydratase family protein, whose protein sequence is MTDIDKDILPAFAGKRALILGGLGFLGSSLALRLAGAGAKVMAVDAMIDEYGGNLFNIEPARDAIQVNFCDIRDASAMEWLVRDQDYVFHSAGQVCHLKSLSDPYPDVDINIRGTVVVMEALRKVNPRAKVVKLGSRGQYGPVLTLPAGEDVVPRPKGIYEISLLAAEHIIQSYLSAHSIPCVLTRLTNIYGPRAQMRHNRFCVANWFMRLALEKEPISVFGDGLIKRDFLYVDDCVDALLALAVHPEAAGGVYNIGHDRPSHFRELAETIARVEPGASWRYTPFSAERKAQEPGDFYSDITKIRTLTGWQPRVDLEEGVRRTLDYYRQHKARYW, encoded by the coding sequence ATGACCGACATCGACAAGGACATCCTCCCCGCCTTCGCGGGCAAGCGAGCGCTCATCCTGGGCGGCCTGGGCTTTCTGGGCTCCAGCCTGGCCCTGCGCCTGGCCGGGGCAGGGGCGAAGGTCATGGCCGTTGACGCCATGATCGACGAATACGGCGGCAACCTCTTCAACATCGAGCCCGCCCGGGACGCCATCCAGGTCAACTTCTGCGACATCCGCGACGCCTCGGCCATGGAATGGCTCGTGCGCGACCAGGACTACGTGTTCCACTCGGCCGGCCAGGTCTGCCACCTGAAGAGCCTCTCGGACCCCTACCCCGACGTGGACATCAACATCCGCGGCACGGTGGTGGTCATGGAGGCCCTGCGCAAGGTGAACCCCCGGGCCAAGGTGGTGAAGCTGGGCTCGCGCGGCCAGTACGGCCCGGTGCTCACGCTCCCGGCGGGCGAGGACGTGGTGCCCCGGCCCAAGGGCATCTACGAGATCTCGCTCCTGGCGGCCGAGCACATCATCCAGTCCTACCTGAGCGCCCACTCCATCCCCTGCGTGCTCACGCGGCTCACCAACATCTACGGCCCGCGCGCCCAGATGCGCCACAACCGGTTCTGCGTGGCCAACTGGTTCATGCGCCTGGCCCTGGAGAAGGAGCCCATCTCCGTGTTCGGCGACGGGCTCATCAAGCGCGATTTCCTCTACGTGGACGACTGCGTGGACGCCCTGCTGGCCCTGGCCGTGCATCCCGAGGCCGCGGGCGGGGTCTACAACATCGGGCACGACCGGCCCTCGCACTTCCGCGAACTGGCCGAGACCATCGCCCGGGTGGAGCCGGGGGCGAGCTGGCGCTACACCCCCTTCTCGGCCGAACGCAAGGCCCAGGAACCCGGCGACTTCTATTCCGACATCACCAAGATCCGCACCCTCACGGGCTGGCAGCCGCGCGTGGATCTGGAGGAAGGCGTGCGCCGCACCCTGGACTACTACCGCCAGCACAAGGCGCGGTACTGGTGA
- a CDS encoding peptidylprolyl isomerase produces MVLMETSMGLITIELYPDKAPVTVANFLKYVDDGFYEGTIFHRVIDNFMIQGGGMNVTMKEKPTNAAIVNEADNGLENLTGTLAMARTMDPHSATAQFFINVNDNHFLNHKGKTPEGWGYCVFGKVVDGMDVVNKIKKVRTRRAGFHDDVPVDPVTINSCLREE; encoded by the coding sequence ATGGTCCTGATGGAAACCTCCATGGGTCTGATCACCATCGAACTGTACCCGGACAAGGCCCCGGTCACCGTGGCCAATTTCCTGAAATACGTGGACGACGGCTTCTACGAGGGCACCATCTTCCACCGGGTCATCGACAACTTCATGATCCAGGGCGGCGGAATGAACGTGACCATGAAGGAAAAGCCCACCAACGCCGCCATCGTCAACGAGGCGGACAACGGGCTGGAAAACCTCACCGGCACCCTGGCCATGGCCCGCACCATGGACCCCCACAGCGCCACCGCGCAGTTCTTCATCAACGTGAACGACAACCACTTCCTCAACCACAAGGGCAAGACCCCCGAAGGCTGGGGCTACTGCGTCTTCGGCAAGGTGGTGGACGGCATGGACGTGGTGAACAAAATCAAGAAGGTTCGCACCCGCAGGGCCGGCTTCCACGACGACGTGCCCGTGGACCCCGTGACCATCAACTCCTGCCTGCGCGAGGAATAA
- a CDS encoding MarR family winged helix-turn-helix transcriptional regulator, translating to MILKDMPSYQTLLDRAQRYPTMDVLVCEAYLHVLRTGTILHHCVERGLAKRGLSFGRFMILNLLCREPDPIPVCKLAEMVGVTTPTVSAVLSGMVRDLLVERLEDPQDRRVVRIALLPAGQKVLDDVLPDLFRYQADVMSGLNGEEFKTLIALLSKVRLEADGFAACGAARP from the coding sequence ATGATCCTCAAGGATATGCCCAGCTACCAGACCCTGCTGGACAGGGCCCAGCGCTATCCCACCATGGACGTGCTGGTTTGCGAAGCCTATCTCCACGTGTTGCGCACGGGCACCATCCTGCACCACTGCGTGGAGCGGGGCCTGGCCAAACGCGGCCTCTCCTTCGGCCGTTTCATGATCCTCAACCTGCTCTGCCGCGAACCGGACCCCATCCCCGTGTGCAAGCTGGCCGAGATGGTCGGGGTGACCACGCCCACCGTGTCGGCCGTGCTCTCGGGCATGGTGCGCGACCTGCTGGTGGAACGCCTGGAAGACCCCCAGGACCGCCGCGTGGTGCGCATCGCGCTCCTGCCCGCCGGGCAGAAAGTTCTCGACGACGTGCTCCCGGACCTCTTTCGCTACCAGGCCGACGTGATGTCCGGCCTGAACGGCGAGGAGTTCAAGACCCTTATCGCGCTGCTCTCCAAGGTACGCCTGGAAGCCGACGGCTTCGCCGCGTGCGGCGCCGCCAGACCATGA
- the purN gene encoding phosphoribosylglycinamide formyltransferase, with product MTLPVAVLVSGSGSNLQALIDRIEAGVLDAEIRLVASNKPEAFGLERARRHGIATLGLPHKEFPDREAFDQAMVRAIRESGAQAVVLAGFMRLLTSGFLQAFPGRVLNIHPALLPAFPGAHGQRDAAHHGVKLAGCTVHFVDELMDHGPVIVQAAVPAWTDDTPETLGGRILALEHRVLPQAVQWLAQDRLRLDGRKVRLLPGRAASATPPSDALVNPPLESGF from the coding sequence GTGACCCTGCCCGTCGCCGTCCTGGTCTCGGGCTCCGGGTCCAACCTCCAGGCGCTCATCGACCGGATCGAGGCGGGCGTCCTGGATGCGGAGATCCGCCTCGTGGCCTCCAACAAGCCCGAGGCCTTCGGCCTGGAGCGCGCCAGACGCCACGGCATCGCCACCCTGGGCCTGCCCCACAAGGAGTTCCCGGACCGCGAGGCCTTCGACCAGGCCATGGTCCGGGCCATCCGGGAGTCCGGGGCCCAGGCCGTGGTGCTGGCCGGGTTCATGCGCCTACTCACGTCCGGGTTCCTGCAGGCCTTCCCCGGGCGCGTGCTGAACATCCACCCTGCGCTCCTGCCCGCCTTCCCCGGGGCTCACGGCCAGCGCGACGCCGCCCACCACGGCGTGAAGCTCGCCGGGTGCACCGTGCACTTCGTGGACGAACTCATGGACCACGGCCCCGTGATCGTCCAGGCCGCCGTGCCCGCCTGGACCGACGACACCCCCGAGACCCTGGGCGGACGCATCCTGGCCCTGGAGCACCGCGTGCTGCCCCAGGCCGTGCAGTGGCTCGCCCAGGACCGCCTGCGACTCGACGGCCGCAAGGTGCGCCTGCTGCCGGGCCGCGCCGCCTCGGCCACCCCGCCCTCCGACGCCCTGGTGAACCCCCCCCTGGAATCCGGATTCTGA
- a CDS encoding DegT/DnrJ/EryC1/StrS family aminotransferase: protein MRTILKRLAVVVPVYGNEASLPELYERIDAATRGLDVELTLQFVNDRSPDGSQAVLESLAARDPRVRVILLSRNHGSFTAIAAGMAQVATHDAVVILSADLQDPPELIPEMVRRWRAGIPVVLCSRKDRDDPLASRLFSRAFWWSFRRFAMPDMPPGGFDFCLIDRRVVRVILESSEKKTSLVGLILWAGFERSVIPYERAARKHGRSMWSMGRKLAYAFHSLVAFSSLPMKLFAGLGLVVGAAGVLMAFYVLLANLFGWITVPGWSALMLMQTVILATVLLGFGVLGGYLWINLEQTRRRPLFIVDKTVGQDLAPGDRDGRVDFFSLERVSAPARHGLREAAHRALASRRIILGPEVERFERAFARYVGAPHAVGVANGTDSITLALWALGVEPGSLVAVPALTAPPTAVAVLRAGCVPLFMDVDPQTLLLPASAVARAAALGAKAVVPVHLYGNLCDMPAIRAEADRLGLVVIEDCAQSTGSEAFGRHCGTWGHAASFSFYPTKNLGTYGDGGAVVTADPGVAQRLVSMRFYGQDASGVCVLPGMNSRLDEMQAALLTERLACLDEHNARRVAVAARYDQALSALDPVPGQPGRVPHLYVVRPDERAEFRRFLSERGVDTGVHYSQALNRHPYLAAQGRVAQAPESQAPAAPGTVAVAHGPDARSADAGCPTAEAAAARVTSLPCYPGIPEAHVERVVEACREWAARG from the coding sequence ATGCGAACCATCCTGAAACGCCTGGCCGTGGTGGTGCCGGTCTACGGCAACGAGGCCAGCCTCCCCGAACTCTACGAGCGCATCGACGCGGCCACGCGCGGCCTGGACGTGGAGCTGACCCTCCAGTTCGTCAACGACCGCTCACCCGACGGCAGCCAGGCCGTGCTGGAAAGCCTTGCCGCGCGCGACCCCCGCGTGCGCGTGATCCTGCTCTCGCGCAACCACGGCTCCTTCACGGCCATCGCCGCGGGCATGGCCCAGGTGGCCACCCACGACGCCGTGGTGATCCTCTCCGCCGACCTCCAGGACCCCCCGGAGCTGATCCCGGAGATGGTCCGGCGCTGGCGCGCGGGCATTCCCGTGGTGCTCTGCTCCCGCAAGGACCGCGACGACCCCCTGGCCTCGCGCCTCTTTTCCCGGGCGTTCTGGTGGTCCTTCCGGCGCTTCGCCATGCCCGACATGCCACCCGGCGGCTTCGACTTCTGCCTCATCGACCGCCGCGTGGTCCGCGTGATCCTGGAGTCCTCCGAAAAGAAGACCAGCCTCGTGGGCCTGATCCTCTGGGCCGGATTCGAGCGCAGCGTCATCCCCTACGAACGCGCCGCGCGCAAGCACGGACGCAGCATGTGGTCCATGGGGCGCAAGCTGGCCTACGCCTTCCACTCCCTGGTGGCCTTCAGCTCGCTTCCCATGAAGCTTTTCGCGGGCTTGGGGCTGGTGGTGGGGGCGGCGGGCGTGCTCATGGCCTTCTACGTGCTCCTGGCCAACCTTTTCGGCTGGATCACCGTGCCGGGCTGGTCGGCACTGATGCTCATGCAGACGGTGATCCTGGCCACGGTGCTCCTGGGCTTCGGCGTGCTGGGCGGGTACCTGTGGATCAACCTGGAGCAGACCAGACGCCGCCCGCTCTTCATCGTGGACAAGACCGTGGGGCAGGACCTGGCCCCGGGCGACCGCGACGGACGCGTGGACTTCTTCAGCCTGGAGCGCGTCTCGGCCCCGGCGCGCCACGGCCTGCGCGAGGCCGCCCACCGGGCGCTGGCCTCCCGCCGGATCATCCTGGGGCCGGAGGTGGAGCGCTTCGAGCGCGCCTTCGCCCGCTACGTGGGCGCACCCCACGCCGTGGGCGTGGCCAACGGCACGGACTCCATCACTTTGGCCCTCTGGGCGCTGGGCGTGGAGCCCGGCAGCCTGGTGGCCGTGCCCGCGCTCACCGCGCCGCCCACGGCCGTGGCCGTGCTGCGCGCCGGGTGCGTGCCCCTCTTCATGGACGTGGACCCCCAGACGCTCCTCCTGCCCGCCTCGGCCGTGGCCCGTGCGGCGGCGCTGGGGGCCAAGGCCGTCGTCCCCGTGCACCTCTACGGAAACCTCTGCGACATGCCCGCCATCCGCGCCGAGGCCGACCGCCTTGGCCTGGTGGTGATCGAAGACTGCGCCCAGTCCACCGGCTCCGAGGCCTTCGGCCGCCACTGCGGCACGTGGGGCCACGCGGCCTCCTTCAGCTTCTACCCCACCAAGAACCTGGGGACCTACGGCGACGGCGGGGCCGTGGTCACGGCCGACCCGGGCGTGGCCCAGCGCCTGGTCTCCATGCGCTTCTACGGCCAGGACGCCTCGGGCGTGTGCGTGCTGCCGGGCATGAACTCCCGCCTGGACGAGATGCAGGCCGCGCTGCTTACCGAACGCCTGGCCTGCCTGGACGAGCACAACGCCCGGCGCGTGGCCGTGGCCGCCCGCTACGACCAGGCCCTCTCCGCCCTGGACCCCGTGCCCGGCCAGCCCGGACGCGTGCCGCACCTCTATGTGGTGCGCCCGGACGAACGCGCGGAGTTCAGGCGCTTCCTCTCCGAGCGCGGAGTGGACACGGGCGTGCACTACTCCCAGGCCCTGAACCGGCACCCGTATCTTGCGGCACAGGGCCGCGTCGCCCAAGCCCCGGAGTCGCAAGCCCCCGCCGCTCCGGGAACGGTCGCCGTGGCGCACGGCCCGGACGCCAGGAGCGCGGACGCCGGATGCCCCACGGCCGAGGCGGCAGCCGCGCGCGTGACGAGCCTGCCCTGCTACCCGGGCATCCCCGAGGCCCACGTGGAGCGCGTGGTGGAGGCCTGCCGGGAGTGGGCCGCGCGCGGCTGA
- the cobA gene encoding uroporphyrinogen-III C-methyltransferase: protein MPNVYLIGAGPGDPGLLTLKAKRVLETCDVLVYDYLANKAFLDYCRPGAEIIYVGKKGGDHTLPQGDINKLLVAKAREGKMVARLKGGDPYVFGRGAEEAEELLADGLTFEVIPGVTSAVAAPAYAGIPITHRKFASSVSFITGHEDPTKDESAHNWPALAQAASTLVFFMGVKNLADISRRLIEGGRDPKTPAALVRWGTTCRHRSMVSTLEDIPAEAKRQGFKAPSLLVVGEVVSLHDTLNWYEKRPLLGKGVVVTRSREQASDLVRLLTDLGACAWEFPTIEVAPLADPAPVREALGRLNCFDWLVFTSVNGVKCFFAEMDAMALDARALGGLKVAAIGPATAQALAERGIRADFVPEKYVAESVVEGLLALQIGGKRVLIPRAAQAREVLPEELARAGAQVEVLPVYETKLAQQDPDEVLAAIEEGEIHFLTFTSSSTVDNFFQVVPAARVAALRDKLTIACIGPVTAATLKKHGFEPDVQPENYTIPALAQSLVRAAAAV, encoded by the coding sequence ATGCCCAACGTCTACCTCATCGGCGCGGGACCCGGCGATCCGGGCCTTCTCACCCTCAAGGCCAAGCGCGTCCTGGAGACCTGCGACGTGCTGGTCTACGACTACCTGGCCAACAAGGCCTTCCTGGACTACTGCCGCCCCGGCGCGGAGATCATCTACGTGGGCAAGAAGGGCGGGGACCACACCCTGCCCCAGGGCGACATCAACAAGCTCCTGGTGGCCAAGGCCCGCGAGGGCAAGATGGTGGCCCGCCTCAAGGGCGGCGATCCCTACGTCTTCGGGCGCGGCGCGGAAGAGGCCGAGGAGCTGCTGGCCGACGGGCTCACCTTCGAGGTGATCCCCGGCGTCACCAGCGCCGTGGCCGCCCCGGCCTACGCGGGCATTCCCATCACGCACCGCAAGTTCGCCTCGTCCGTGAGCTTCATCACCGGACACGAGGACCCCACCAAGGATGAGTCCGCCCACAACTGGCCCGCGCTGGCCCAGGCGGCCTCCACCCTGGTGTTCTTCATGGGCGTGAAGAACCTGGCCGACATCTCGCGCCGCCTCATCGAGGGCGGGCGCGACCCCAAAACCCCCGCCGCCCTGGTGCGCTGGGGCACCACCTGCCGCCACCGCTCCATGGTCTCCACCCTGGAGGACATCCCGGCCGAGGCCAAGCGCCAGGGCTTCAAGGCCCCGTCGCTCCTGGTGGTGGGCGAGGTCGTCTCGCTGCACGACACCCTCAACTGGTACGAGAAGCGCCCGCTTCTGGGCAAGGGCGTGGTGGTCACCCGCTCGCGCGAGCAGGCCAGCGACCTGGTGCGCCTGCTCACCGACCTGGGGGCCTGCGCCTGGGAGTTCCCCACCATCGAGGTGGCCCCCCTGGCCGATCCCGCGCCCGTGCGCGAGGCCCTGGGACGCCTGAACTGCTTCGACTGGTTGGTGTTCACCTCCGTTAACGGCGTGAAGTGCTTCTTCGCAGAGATGGACGCCATGGCCCTGGACGCGCGCGCCCTGGGCGGTCTCAAGGTGGCGGCCATCGGGCCGGCCACGGCGCAGGCCCTGGCCGAGCGCGGCATCCGCGCGGATTTCGTGCCCGAGAAGTACGTGGCCGAGTCCGTGGTGGAGGGGCTTCTGGCCCTGCAGATCGGCGGCAAGCGCGTGCTCATCCCCCGCGCGGCCCAGGCCCGCGAGGTGCTCCCCGAGGAGCTGGCCCGCGCCGGGGCCCAGGTGGAGGTGCTGCCCGTCTACGAGACGAAGCTCGCCCAACAGGACCCCGACGAAGTGCTCGCCGCCATCGAGGAGGGCGAGATCCACTTCCTCACCTTCACCAGCTCCTCCACGGTGGACAACTTCTTCCAGGTGGTCCCGGCCGCGCGCGTGGCGGCCCTGCGCGACAAGCTCACCATCGCCTGCATCGGCCCCGTCACGGCGGCCACGCTGAAAAAGCACGGCTTCGAGCCCGACGTGCAGCCCGAAAACTACACCATCCCGGCCCTGGCCCAGAGCCTGGTGCGCGCCGCCGCGGCAGTCTGA
- a CDS encoding DegT/DnrJ/EryC1/StrS family aminotransferase codes for MKVEFYRHNLDEQDIANVVKVLHSVFLTTGPVTAEFERRFAEYTGVPNVLAVNSCTAAMQMTLMALGVGPGDEVIVPAMTFIASATCVVHAGATPVLVDVDPETGCMDPEAARRAVTPRTKAILPVHLYGVMADMKALRVLADEHKLFLVEDCAHCVEGERDGVRPGHLSDAACYSFYATKNLACGEGGALITRHEEVARKAKLLSLHGMSKNAAGRYHGLYQHWDMLTLGWKCNLDDIHSALLVDQLGRLDALWARRNTLWKRYEQGFEGTNVARPKVVGKSGHHLYTVWADPARRDALLPALQQAGVGVAVNFRAIHLLEWFRETFGFKPGDFPNAEAIGDRTISLPFYPKMTDAECDYVIETVRGVFKG; via the coding sequence ATGAAGGTGGAATTCTACCGGCACAACCTCGACGAGCAGGACATCGCCAACGTCGTCAAAGTGCTCCATTCGGTCTTTTTGACCACAGGCCCCGTCACGGCCGAATTCGAGCGCCGCTTCGCCGAATACACCGGCGTGCCCAACGTGTTGGCCGTGAACTCCTGCACGGCGGCCATGCAGATGACCCTCATGGCCCTGGGCGTCGGCCCCGGAGACGAGGTGATCGTCCCGGCCATGACCTTCATCGCCTCGGCCACCTGCGTGGTCCACGCCGGGGCCACCCCCGTGCTCGTGGACGTGGACCCCGAGACCGGCTGCATGGATCCCGAGGCCGCCCGGCGCGCCGTCACCCCGCGCACCAAGGCCATCCTGCCCGTGCACCTCTACGGCGTCATGGCGGACATGAAGGCCCTGCGCGTCCTGGCCGACGAGCACAAGCTCTTCCTTGTCGAGGATTGCGCCCATTGCGTGGAGGGCGAGCGCGACGGTGTCCGCCCGGGGCACCTCTCCGACGCGGCCTGCTACAGCTTCTATGCCACCAAGAACCTGGCCTGCGGCGAGGGCGGGGCGCTCATCACCCGGCATGAGGAGGTGGCCCGCAAGGCCAAGCTCCTCTCGCTGCACGGCATGAGCAAGAACGCGGCCGGGCGCTATCATGGCCTCTACCAGCACTGGGACATGCTCACCCTGGGCTGGAAGTGCAACCTCGACGACATCCACTCGGCCCTGCTGGTGGACCAGCTCGGCCGCCTGGACGCGCTCTGGGCCAGGCGCAACACCCTCTGGAAACGCTACGAGCAGGGGTTCGAGGGCACGAACGTGGCACGGCCCAAAGTTGTGGGCAAGAGCGGCCACCACCTCTACACCGTCTGGGCGGACCCCGCCCGGCGCGACGCCCTGCTCCCGGCGCTCCAGCAGGCCGGCGTGGGCGTGGCCGTGAACTTCCGGGCCATCCACCTGCTGGAATGGTTCCGGGAGACCTTCGGCTTCAAGCCCGGCGACTTCCCCAACGCCGAGGCCATCGGTGACCGCACCATCAGCCTGCCTTTCTACCCGAAGATGACCGACGCCGAATGCGATTACGTCATCGAGACCGTGCGGGGGGTCTTCAAGGGCTGA